From a single Bacillus pseudomycoides DSM 12442 genomic region:
- the ytvI gene encoding sporulation integral membrane protein YtvI: MNRNSLYIVLRLIFVILATTIGFYALLYVSGLIYPFIIALAFAYLINPVVNFLNQKLQFPRALAVLVSLILVFGAIVGLVTYLVTEAISATTYLLQIVTEKFPAIVQYAQQFALNNIMPLYDDLISKFNHLGESQQYTITQNIQNLGTEATKQMKELLTAIISGLTNFISALPTTLTVLVFILLATFFISFDWHTLAHKVKRLLPNRIHGYGKTIFVDLRKALFGFVKAQLTLVSMTTVIVLIGLLILRVPYAITIAIITGIVDLLPYLGTGAVFVPWIIYVFFTGDTAFTIGLLILYIVVIVQRQIMEPKVLSSNIGLDPLPTLIALFVGFKLYGFLGLIIGPVTLVLLNTLHKAHVFHDLWKFIKGTPLK, translated from the coding sequence TTGAATCGAAACTCACTGTATATCGTATTGCGACTTATATTTGTCATTTTAGCAACAACAATTGGGTTTTATGCGCTTTTGTATGTTTCAGGTCTTATATACCCTTTTATCATCGCATTAGCTTTTGCTTATTTGATTAATCCAGTCGTAAATTTTCTCAATCAAAAACTACAATTCCCTCGTGCCTTAGCGGTACTCGTCAGCTTAATTCTCGTGTTCGGTGCCATCGTCGGACTTGTTACATATCTTGTGACAGAAGCGATTTCCGCCACAACTTACTTACTACAAATCGTCACAGAAAAGTTTCCAGCAATTGTACAGTATGCACAGCAATTTGCACTCAATAATATTATGCCTTTATATGATGATTTAATTTCTAAATTTAATCATCTTGGTGAATCACAACAATATACAATTACACAAAACATTCAAAATCTAGGAACGGAAGCAACAAAGCAAATGAAAGAGCTGTTAACCGCCATTATAAGTGGATTAACAAATTTCATCAGTGCACTCCCAACAACTTTAACAGTCCTCGTCTTCATCCTATTAGCGACTTTCTTTATTAGTTTTGATTGGCATACACTCGCTCATAAAGTAAAGCGATTACTTCCAAATCGCATACACGGATACGGAAAGACTATTTTTGTTGATTTACGAAAAGCATTATTTGGATTTGTAAAAGCACAACTCACACTTGTATCTATGACCACCGTCATCGTACTAATTGGACTATTAATTTTGCGCGTACCATACGCCATCACAATCGCAATCATTACAGGAATTGTAGACTTACTTCCTTATTTAGGAACGGGAGCAGTCTTTGTTCCTTGGATTATATATGTATTTTTCACAGGGGACACAGCTTTCACAATTGGTCTACTTATTTTATATATTGTTGTCATTGTTCAAAGACAAATTATGGAACCGAAAGTGTTATCCTCCAACATCGGACTCGATCCATTACCAACACTTATTGCGTTATTCGTTGGATTTAAGCTATATGGTTTCTTAGGATTAATTATTGGCCCAGTTACATTAGTATTATTAAACACATTGCACAAAGCTCATGTATTTCATGATTTATGGAAGTTTATTAAAGGCACACCATTAAAATAA
- the icd gene encoding NADP-dependent isocitrate dehydrogenase, which produces MTTGEKITVTNGVMNVPNNPIIPFIEGDGIGPDIWAAASRVLEAAVEKAYDGEKKIVWKEVLAGEKAFNQTGEWLPEETLNEIREYLIAIKGPLTTPVGGGIRSLNVALRQELDLYVCLRPVRYFEGVPSPVKRPEDTDMVIFRENTEDIYAGIEYAQGSPEAQKVLEFLKETMGVNKIRFPETSGIGIKPISEEGTKRLVRAAIQYAINEKRSSVTLVHKGNIMKFTEGAFKNWGYEVAEQEFGDKVFTWSEYDRIVEKDGKDAANKAMTEAEAAGKIIVKDSIADIFLQQILTRPREFDVVATMNLNGDYISDALAAQVGGIGIAPGANINYVTGHAIFEATHGTAPKYAGLDKVNPSSVLLSGVLLLEHLGWNEAAKLVTASVEKTIASKVVTYDFARLMDGATEVKCSEFADALINNMDLAVIKNA; this is translated from the coding sequence GTGACGACAGGAGAAAAAATTACTGTAACGAATGGTGTTATGAATGTACCAAACAATCCGATTATTCCTTTTATTGAAGGTGATGGAATTGGACCAGATATTTGGGCGGCAGCATCTCGTGTATTAGAAGCAGCTGTTGAAAAAGCTTATGATGGTGAGAAGAAAATCGTTTGGAAAGAAGTGCTTGCAGGGGAAAAAGCATTCAACCAAACAGGTGAATGGTTACCAGAAGAGACGTTAAATGAAATTCGCGAATATTTAATCGCGATTAAAGGCCCACTTACAACGCCTGTTGGTGGCGGCATTCGTTCTCTAAACGTAGCGCTTCGTCAAGAGTTAGACTTATACGTATGTTTACGTCCAGTTCGTTATTTTGAAGGTGTTCCTTCACCTGTAAAACGTCCGGAAGATACTGATATGGTGATTTTCCGTGAAAATACAGAAGACATTTATGCTGGTATTGAATATGCACAAGGATCTCCAGAAGCACAAAAAGTGCTTGAGTTCTTAAAAGAAACAATGGGTGTAAACAAAATTCGCTTCCCAGAAACATCAGGGATTGGTATTAAACCAATTTCAGAAGAAGGAACAAAGCGTCTTGTTCGTGCTGCAATTCAATATGCAATTAACGAAAAACGCTCTTCTGTTACATTAGTTCATAAAGGAAACATTATGAAATTTACAGAAGGTGCTTTCAAAAACTGGGGTTATGAAGTTGCGGAACAAGAATTCGGCGATAAAGTATTCACTTGGTCTGAATATGACCGTATTGTTGAAAAAGATGGTAAAGATGCAGCGAATAAAGCGATGACAGAGGCTGAAGCAGCTGGTAAAATCATTGTTAAAGATTCTATTGCAGATATCTTCTTACAACAAATTTTAACACGTCCACGTGAGTTTGATGTTGTTGCAACAATGAACTTAAATGGTGATTATATTTCTGATGCACTTGCAGCACAAGTAGGTGGCATTGGTATTGCACCTGGTGCAAACATTAACTATGTTACTGGACATGCTATTTTTGAAGCGACACATGGTACAGCTCCAAAATATGCAGGTTTAGATAAAGTAAATCCATCTTCTGTTCTTCTTTCAGGAGTATTATTATTAGAGCATTTAGGATGGAATGAAGCTGCGAAATTAGTAACTGCTTCAGTAGAAAAAACAATTGCTTCAAAAGTGGTAACATATGACTTCGCACGTCTTATGGATGGCGCAACTGAAGTGAAATGTTCCGAATTTGCTGATGCCCTTATTAACAATATGGACTTAGCGGTAATCAAAAACGCATAA
- the citZ gene encoding citrate synthase, with the protein MGEFSGKGENVMTVIRGLEGVVATTSSVSSIIDDTLTYVGYNIDDLAENATFEEVVYLLWHRKLPNEEELNELKETLSEYSKVPSEILSYLKQVDLKIAHPMSVLRTAISMLSLYDESAELMDEKSNYLKAVKLQAQVGTLVAAYARIRKGLEVVEPRKDLSLAANFIYMLNNREPNEVEIEAFDKALVLHADHELNASTFTARVCVATLSDVYSGITAAIGALKGPLHGGANENVMKMLKEIGEEENVESYIHNALQNKVKIMGFGHRVYEHGDPRAKHLREMSKKLCVLLGEEKWYNMSIKIEDIVTKEKGLPPNVDFYSASVYHCLGIDHDLFTPIFAISRMSGWLAHILEQYENNRLIRPRADYNGPTHQRYVPLAQR; encoded by the coding sequence TTGGGAGAATTTTCAGGAAAAGGAGAGAATGTCATGACTGTTATTCGAGGATTAGAAGGGGTAGTAGCAACAACATCATCTGTGAGTTCTATTATTGATGATACATTAACGTATGTTGGGTATAATATTGATGATTTAGCGGAAAATGCTACGTTTGAAGAAGTGGTATATTTATTATGGCACCGTAAACTTCCTAATGAAGAGGAATTAAATGAGTTAAAAGAAACTCTATCTGAATATTCTAAAGTTCCAAGTGAGATTTTATCATATTTAAAACAAGTAGATTTAAAGATTGCACATCCGATGTCTGTTTTACGAACTGCGATTTCCATGTTATCATTATACGATGAGAGCGCTGAATTAATGGATGAGAAGTCCAATTATTTGAAAGCGGTTAAATTACAGGCTCAAGTAGGGACTCTGGTTGCAGCGTATGCAAGAATTCGTAAAGGTTTAGAAGTGGTTGAGCCACGAAAAGATTTATCATTAGCTGCAAACTTTATTTATATGTTAAATAACCGCGAACCAAATGAAGTGGAAATTGAAGCTTTTGATAAAGCTCTTGTACTTCATGCGGATCATGAATTAAATGCTTCTACATTTACAGCTCGCGTTTGCGTTGCGACACTTTCAGACGTATATTCTGGTATTACAGCAGCGATTGGTGCTTTAAAAGGACCTCTTCACGGCGGAGCGAATGAAAATGTAATGAAGATGTTAAAAGAAATTGGCGAAGAAGAAAATGTAGAATCCTATATTCATAACGCACTTCAAAATAAGGTGAAAATTATGGGATTTGGCCATCGCGTATATGAGCACGGTGATCCTCGCGCGAAACATTTACGTGAAATGTCTAAGAAATTATGCGTGCTTTTAGGGGAAGAGAAATGGTATAATATGTCTATCAAAATCGAAGACATTGTCACAAAAGAAAAAGGTCTTCCACCAAATGTCGATTTCTATTCTGCTTCTGTTTACCATTGTTTAGGAATTGATCATGATTTATTTACACCAATCTTTGCAATCAGTCGTATGTCAGGTTGGTTAGCTCATATTCTAGAACAATATGAAAATAACCGCTTAATTCGTCCGCGTGCTGATTATAATGGACCAACGCACCAACGCTATGTTCCATTAGCACAACGATAA
- a CDS encoding FxsA family protein: MKWLLILLILIPAVEITVLIGSSHLIGMWPTFAMIVFTGILGAYLAKRQGLIVLKEIQFRLNRGEMPGDAVLDGIFVFIGGLLLLTPGYVTDVIGFIFIFSVTRQPFKFMMIKWLERKIRRNTTIIVQK; encoded by the coding sequence ATGAAGTGGCTTCTTATTCTTTTAATTTTAATCCCTGCTGTTGAAATAACAGTATTAATTGGATCTAGTCATTTAATTGGTATGTGGCCGACGTTTGCTATGATCGTGTTTACAGGTATACTTGGCGCTTATTTAGCAAAACGACAAGGGCTTATAGTGTTGAAGGAGATTCAATTTCGGTTAAATAGAGGTGAAATGCCAGGAGATGCTGTATTAGATGGTATTTTTGTTTTTATAGGTGGACTTCTTCTTTTGACACCAGGATATGTGACGGATGTAATCGGGTTTATTTTTATATTTTCGGTAACACGACAGCCGTTTAAGTTCATGATGATTAAATGGTTAGAGCGGAAAATAAGAAGAAACACGACAATTATTGTACAAAAATAA
- a CDS encoding DUF441 domain-containing protein produces the protein MISQSTLFLFILLIIGLIAKNQSLTVAVGVLFLLKWTFLGEKILPYLQTKGINLGVTVITIAVLVPIATGEIGFKQLGEAAKSYYAWIALASGIAVALLAKGGVQLLTNDPHITTALVFGTIIAVALFNGVAVGPLIGAGIAYAVMNIIQMFK, from the coding sequence ATGATTAGTCAATCAACGTTATTTTTATTCATACTACTTATTATTGGACTTATTGCTAAAAATCAATCGCTCACTGTAGCGGTTGGCGTTTTATTTTTATTAAAGTGGACGTTTCTAGGAGAGAAAATTCTTCCATATTTACAAACGAAAGGAATTAATCTTGGTGTAACGGTTATTACGATTGCGGTTCTTGTTCCGATCGCTACGGGTGAAATTGGATTTAAGCAGCTTGGTGAAGCAGCTAAATCGTATTATGCATGGATTGCGCTCGCTTCAGGGATAGCGGTTGCTTTGTTAGCAAAGGGTGGTGTGCAGTTATTAACGAACGATCCTCATATTACAACTGCGCTTGTATTTGGAACAATTATTGCAGTTGCATTATTTAATGGAGTTGCTGTAGGACCATTAATTGGAGCTGGAATTGCCTATGCTGTGATGAACATTATACAGATGTTTAAGTGA